Proteins co-encoded in one Streptomyces roseochromogenus subsp. oscitans DS 12.976 genomic window:
- a CDS encoding S53 family peptidase: MRRTVSLTAVATLATAALALAAPVGQAAQAAAHGVTVAHACAAPTHKDVMACNALQVTAGTPASAHAESALTAAAAPSGYGPASLQSAYNLPSASGGSGQTVAIVDAYDDPNAESDLAVYRSQYGLSACTTAGGCFKKVDQNGGTKYPRGNSGWAEEISLDLDMVSAACPNCKILLVEASSSSMTNLGTAVNTAVRLGAKFVSNSYGGSESSSDATYDSTYFNHPGVAITVSSGDGGYGVEYPAASKYVTAVGGTSLQTASNTRGWTDTVWSGAGSGCSAYDAKPSWQKDSGCANRTVADVSAVADPNTGVAVYDTYGQGSGWMVFGGTSASSPLIAAVYALAGTPSSGSYPASFPYAHTSALNDVTSGSNGSCGGSYLCTGTTGYDGPSGLGTPNGTAAFTG; encoded by the coding sequence TTGCGCAGAACCGTTTCTCTCACCGCCGTGGCCACGCTCGCCACGGCCGCTCTCGCCCTGGCCGCCCCCGTCGGCCAGGCGGCCCAGGCCGCCGCCCACGGCGTCACCGTCGCCCACGCCTGCGCGGCCCCGACGCATAAGGACGTGATGGCCTGCAACGCCCTTCAGGTCACCGCGGGCACCCCCGCCTCGGCGCACGCCGAGAGCGCTCTGACGGCCGCCGCCGCTCCCTCCGGCTATGGTCCCGCCTCGCTCCAGTCGGCGTACAACCTGCCGTCCGCGAGCGGCGGTTCGGGCCAGACCGTGGCGATCGTCGACGCCTACGACGACCCCAACGCCGAGTCCGACCTCGCCGTCTACCGCTCCCAGTACGGCCTGTCCGCCTGCACCACGGCGGGCGGCTGCTTCAAGAAGGTCGACCAGAACGGCGGCACCAAGTACCCGCGCGGCAACTCCGGCTGGGCCGAGGAGATCTCCCTCGACCTCGACATGGTCAGCGCGGCCTGCCCGAACTGCAAGATCCTGCTGGTGGAGGCGAGTTCCTCCAGCATGACCAACCTGGGCACGGCCGTGAACACCGCCGTCAGGCTGGGCGCGAAGTTCGTCTCGAACAGCTACGGCGGCTCCGAGTCCTCCAGTGACGCGACCTACGACTCCACCTACTTCAACCACCCGGGCGTCGCCATCACCGTCTCCTCCGGCGACGGCGGCTACGGCGTCGAGTACCCGGCGGCCTCCAAGTACGTGACGGCGGTGGGCGGTACGTCCCTGCAGACCGCCTCCAACACACGCGGCTGGACCGACACGGTGTGGAGCGGCGCGGGCTCCGGCTGCTCCGCGTACGACGCCAAGCCCAGCTGGCAGAAGGACTCCGGCTGCGCGAACCGCACGGTCGCGGACGTCTCGGCGGTCGCCGACCCGAACACCGGTGTCGCGGTGTACGACACCTACGGCCAGGGCTCCGGCTGGATGGTCTTCGGCGGCACCAGCGCCTCCTCTCCGCTGATCGCGGCGGTCTACGCGCTGGCCGGCACCCCGTCCTCCGGCTCCTACCCGGCGTCCTTCCCGTACGCCCACACCTCGGCGCTGAACGACGTCACCAGCGGCTCCAACGGCAGCTGCGGAGGCTCGTACCTGTGCACCGGCACCACCGGCTACGACGGCCCGTCCGGGCTCGGCACACCGAACGGCACCGCCGCCTTCACCGGCTGA
- a CDS encoding alpha/beta hydrolase family protein — protein MKHRRPRHRRRTIARAVGTAGALAVALGAGMTPAMAAGKPSAKPAATGFSPDQPDQPDQHTPWAPENDEAPLHHKPVHPDALASGRTDTSGLQLNMPAPTGPYSVGMVGLHLVDKSRIDPYVPGNQQREVMVSLWYPATATSGHYQAPWMPSISGAHFLASRGLSPQQVTLPRTAGHVLAPVNTKLGKLPVLLYSTGLHSDRAMGTALAQDLASRGYLVVTVDHTHDANEVQFPGNRLEVNTMPPDAHSSDTLKVRAADIRFVINQLGTISKGGNPDAGHATLPSGLSGAVDMSRIGMFGWSLGGAAVDTSMQLDHRIAAGADLDGQFFGTAPSKDLDRPFMLFSSGTHNRNNDGSWRTLWSHLKGYRVDIQLHGAAHLSFSDNEWMVPQEAGLLGLSQDQLQQMFGTIDPDRAVKVQCDYLAAFFDQELRHKHSTLLDGPDKSYPEISFVR, from the coding sequence ATGAAACACCGCCGCCCGCGCCACCGTCGCAGAACGATCGCCAGAGCGGTCGGTACGGCGGGCGCGCTGGCCGTCGCTCTGGGTGCGGGGATGACGCCGGCGATGGCTGCCGGGAAGCCGTCCGCCAAGCCCGCGGCCACCGGGTTCTCGCCGGACCAGCCCGACCAGCCCGACCAGCACACGCCCTGGGCGCCCGAGAACGACGAGGCGCCGCTGCACCACAAGCCCGTACACCCCGATGCCCTCGCGTCGGGCCGCACGGATACGTCCGGTCTTCAGCTCAACATGCCCGCGCCGACCGGGCCGTACAGCGTGGGCATGGTCGGCCTGCACCTCGTCGACAAGTCCCGCATCGACCCGTACGTGCCGGGCAACCAGCAGCGCGAGGTGATGGTGTCGCTCTGGTATCCGGCCACCGCCACGTCCGGGCACTATCAGGCACCGTGGATGCCGTCGATCTCCGGCGCCCATTTCCTCGCCTCGCGCGGGCTGTCGCCGCAGCAGGTGACCCTGCCGAGGACCGCGGGCCATGTCCTCGCCCCGGTGAACACCAAGCTCGGCAAGCTGCCCGTCCTGCTGTACTCGACCGGGCTGCACTCGGACCGCGCGATGGGCACCGCGCTCGCCCAGGACCTCGCCAGCCGCGGCTACCTCGTCGTCACCGTCGACCACACCCACGACGCCAACGAGGTGCAGTTCCCCGGCAACCGGCTCGAGGTCAACACGATGCCGCCGGACGCGCACTCCTCCGACACGCTCAAGGTGCGCGCGGCCGACATCCGGTTCGTCATCAACCAGCTCGGCACGATCAGTAAGGGCGGCAACCCGGATGCCGGCCACGCCACGCTTCCCTCCGGGCTGTCGGGCGCCGTGGACATGTCCCGGATCGGGATGTTCGGCTGGTCGCTGGGCGGCGCGGCGGTCGACACCTCCATGCAGCTCGACCACCGCATCGCCGCTGGTGCCGACCTGGACGGCCAGTTCTTCGGTACGGCGCCGAGCAAGGACCTGGACCGGCCCTTCATGCTCTTCAGCTCAGGCACCCACAACCGCAACAACGACGGGTCGTGGCGCACGCTGTGGTCGCATCTGAAGGGATACCGGGTCGACATCCAGCTCCACGGCGCGGCACACCTGTCGTTCAGCGACAACGAGTGGATGGTGCCGCAGGAGGCGGGCCTGCTCGGGCTCTCCCAGGATCAGCTCCAGCAGATGTTCGGGACGATCGATCCCGACAGGGCGGTCAAGGTCCAGTGTGACTACCTCGCCGCCTTCTTCGACCAGGAGCTTCGCCACAAGCACAGCACCCTGCTGGACGGCCCCGACAAGAGCTACCCGGAGATCTCCTTCGTCCGCTGA
- a CDS encoding DNA-directed RNA polymerase subunit alpha: MTEEVVDEFRSRFVIEPLEPGFGYTLGNSLRRTLLSSIPGAAVTSIRVDGVLHEFTTVPGVKEDVTDLILNIKQLVVSSEHDEPVVMYLRKQGPGLVTAADIAPPAGVEVHNPDLVLATLNGKGKLEMELTVERGRGYVSAVQNKQVGQEIGRIPVDSIYSPVLKVTYKVEATRVEQRTDFDKLIVDVETKQAMRPRDAMASAGKTLVELFGLARELNIDAEGIDMGPSPTDAALAADLALPIEELELTVRSYNCLKREG; this comes from the coding sequence TTGACCGAAGAGGTCGTCGACGAGTTCCGTTCCCGGTTCGTGATCGAGCCGCTGGAGCCGGGCTTCGGCTACACCCTCGGCAACTCCCTCCGCCGCACCCTCCTGTCGTCGATTCCCGGCGCTGCTGTCACCAGCATCCGTGTCGACGGTGTCCTGCACGAGTTCACCACCGTGCCGGGCGTCAAGGAGGACGTCACCGACCTGATCCTCAACATCAAGCAGCTGGTCGTCTCCTCGGAGCACGACGAGCCGGTCGTGATGTACCTGCGCAAGCAGGGCCCGGGTCTGGTCACCGCCGCCGACATCGCGCCCCCGGCCGGTGTCGAGGTGCACAACCCCGACCTGGTCCTCGCCACGCTCAACGGCAAGGGCAAGCTGGAGATGGAGCTGACGGTCGAGCGCGGCCGCGGTTACGTCTCGGCCGTGCAGAACAAGCAGGTGGGCCAGGAGATCGGCCGTATCCCGGTCGACTCGATCTACTCGCCGGTTCTCAAGGTCACGTACAAGGTCGAGGCCACGCGTGTCGAGCAGCGCACCGACTTCGACAAGCTGATCGTCGACGTCGAGACCAAGCAGGCCATGCGTCCGCGTGACGCCATGGCGTCGGCCGGCAAGACGCTGGTCGAGCTGTTCGGTCTGGCGCGCGAGCTGAACATCGACGCCGAGGGCATCGACATGGGCCCGTCCCCGACGGACGCCGCCCTGGCCGCCGACCTCGCGCTGCCGATCGAGGAGCTGGAGCTCACCGTCCGCTCCTACAACTGCCTCAAGCGTGAGGGC
- a CDS encoding GTP-binding protein, translating to MPTAARLPVTVLSGFLGAGKTTLLNHVLGNREGLRVAVIVNDMSEVNIDAALVRGGEAALSRTEERLVEMTNGCICCTLRDDLLEEVDRLAREGRFDYLLIESSGISEPMPVAATFAFARDDGATLSDLARLDTMVTVVDAAGFLPELASGDELVERGLDQYEDDERTVSDLLMDQIEFADVIVLNKLDLVDEDAADRLRATLTRLNPAARIVPAVHGRVKASDVLGTRLFDLERAQQAPGWVMELNGDHVPETEEYGISSTVFRAEPPFHPERLWTFVTKELDSGAYGQILRSKGFFTLASRPRVTGLWSQAGSVARFEPSAPRDTDSPTGQELVFIGTHLHADALHAALTDCLMADHESLPSADPFPAWGTYSTDDTCEHEDLETVGGGGL from the coding sequence ATGCCCACCGCCGCCCGACTGCCCGTCACCGTCCTGTCCGGATTCCTCGGCGCCGGCAAGACCACCCTCCTCAACCACGTCCTCGGCAACCGCGAGGGACTGCGCGTCGCGGTCATCGTCAACGACATGAGCGAGGTCAACATCGACGCCGCCCTGGTCCGCGGCGGCGAGGCAGCCCTGTCGCGCACCGAGGAGCGCCTCGTCGAGATGACCAACGGCTGCATCTGCTGCACCCTGCGCGACGACCTGCTCGAAGAGGTCGACCGGCTGGCCCGCGAGGGCCGCTTCGACTACCTGCTCATCGAGTCGTCCGGCATCTCCGAACCCATGCCGGTCGCCGCCACCTTTGCCTTCGCCCGCGACGACGGCGCCACCCTCAGCGACCTCGCCCGCCTGGACACCATGGTCACGGTCGTCGACGCCGCGGGCTTCCTGCCAGAGCTGGCAAGCGGCGACGAGCTCGTCGAGCGCGGCCTCGACCAGTACGAGGACGACGAACGCACCGTCAGCGACCTGCTGATGGACCAGATCGAGTTCGCCGACGTCATCGTGCTCAACAAACTCGACCTGGTGGACGAGGATGCGGCGGACCGGCTGCGTGCGACGCTCACCCGCCTCAACCCCGCAGCGCGCATCGTTCCTGCCGTTCACGGCCGCGTAAAGGCCAGCGACGTACTGGGCACCAGGCTGTTCGACCTGGAACGGGCCCAACAGGCCCCGGGCTGGGTCATGGAACTCAACGGCGACCACGTCCCCGAGACCGAGGAGTACGGGATCTCCTCGACCGTCTTCCGCGCCGAACCGCCCTTCCACCCCGAACGGTTGTGGACGTTCGTGACCAAGGAGCTCGACAGCGGCGCGTACGGGCAGATCCTGCGCTCCAAGGGGTTCTTCACGCTGGCCAGCCGCCCCCGGGTGACCGGCCTGTGGTCACAGGCCGGCTCCGTCGCCCGCTTCGAGCCCTCCGCCCCCCGCGACACCGACAGCCCCACCGGCCAGGAACTCGTCTTCATCGGCACGCACCTGCACGCGGACGCACTGCACGCGGCCCTGACCGACTGCCTCATGGCCGACCACGAGAGTCTGCCGAGCGCGGACCCGTTCCCCGCCTGGGGCACCTACAGCACCGACGACACCTGCGAGCACGAGGATCTCGAAACCGTCGGAGGCGGTGGATTGTGA
- a CDS encoding LAETG motif-containing sortase-dependent surface protein, translating to MKLRRTLVAVATAAAVAPAALTMATVAYADDGSVSATPTASASASDAPVGATASATANATGSATPSAAADGTPVATASATATPVPTATPTTEPTDLGFCEDQNPNYKATLRIALSGLPGKIVKGSGWHPFKMTVTNPSKDAIKDITLAAGVGPLNGDDPFTLKQVVLQAYDPDAKQWFNVTDDGTHSLGSLGPGDLPGNTSVGLSFRLNVTAKAPVGKALTIGLGVYPDTKNNCVATGFAAYKIDIVKPGTRTTGSNPVPQTGGKSPLPSKAPAKNGTSHVVPVSDTTAAGKGSLAHTGASSALPLIAGIGGAAVVVGAGAVFVVRRRKSGGTAA from the coding sequence ATGAAGCTTCGCCGTACCCTTGTGGCGGTCGCGACGGCCGCTGCCGTCGCCCCCGCCGCGTTGACGATGGCAACCGTGGCCTACGCCGACGACGGCTCGGTCTCGGCCACCCCCACCGCGAGCGCCTCCGCCTCCGACGCGCCCGTCGGCGCCACGGCCTCCGCGACCGCGAACGCCACGGGCTCCGCCACCCCGAGCGCGGCTGCCGACGGGACCCCGGTCGCCACCGCCTCCGCCACCGCCACGCCCGTACCGACCGCCACGCCCACCACGGAGCCCACCGACCTCGGGTTCTGCGAGGACCAGAACCCGAACTACAAGGCCACACTCCGGATCGCGCTGAGCGGCCTGCCCGGCAAGATCGTGAAGGGCAGCGGCTGGCACCCGTTCAAGATGACGGTGACCAACCCGTCGAAGGACGCCATCAAGGACATCACGCTCGCCGCGGGCGTAGGCCCGCTGAACGGCGACGACCCGTTCACGCTCAAGCAGGTCGTGCTCCAGGCGTACGACCCGGACGCGAAGCAGTGGTTCAACGTCACGGACGACGGCACGCACTCCCTCGGCTCCCTGGGCCCGGGTGACCTGCCCGGCAACACCTCGGTCGGCCTCAGCTTCCGGCTGAACGTCACCGCCAAGGCCCCGGTCGGCAAGGCCCTCACCATCGGCCTGGGCGTCTACCCCGACACGAAGAACAACTGCGTGGCGACGGGTTTCGCCGCCTACAAGATCGACATCGTCAAGCCGGGCACCAGGACCACCGGCTCCAACCCGGTCCCGCAGACCGGCGGCAAGTCTCCGCTGCCGTCCAAGGCCCCGGCCAAGAACGGCACCTCCCACGTCGTCCCGGTCTCGGACACGACCGCGGCGGGCAAGGGCTCGCTGGCCCACACGGGTGCCTCCTCGGCGCTCCCGCTGATCGCCGGTATCGGTGGCGCGGCCGTGGTGGTCGGCGCCGGCGCGGTGTTCGTCGTGCGTCGCCGCAAGTCGGGCGGCACCGCGGCCTGA
- a CDS encoding trypsin-like serine peptidase, with protein sequence MRSLARKSILPLTLVIIGTAAVVSDAAEKSHTARSSGRSGFGKSGEPGQRQSPQDQDFSATAPAKDGNAYTPRRTEENARVGAVFEKDDQGAHFCTASVVRSPGRNMLITAAHCAFDADSGQPLNDLVFAPGYRDGDEPTGLWKVSKVVVDDRWATSQDEDLDFAFLVLDQKDGKHIQDVLGGNTLGIDRGFDNKVKITGYPASRDTPVSCQNRTTKFSEYQLRIQCTGLEDGTSGSPWLADYDPKSHTGTVIGVLGGHEGGGDQDDVSYAAYFDDDIAKLYRRAQD encoded by the coding sequence GTGCGCTCGCTAGCCAGGAAATCCATCCTGCCCCTGACGCTGGTCATCATCGGGACGGCCGCAGTGGTGAGCGACGCCGCGGAGAAATCCCATACGGCCAGAAGCAGCGGGCGCAGCGGTTTCGGCAAGTCCGGAGAGCCGGGTCAGCGCCAGTCCCCGCAGGACCAGGACTTCTCCGCGACGGCCCCGGCCAAGGACGGCAACGCGTACACCCCCCGCAGGACCGAGGAGAACGCCCGGGTCGGCGCGGTCTTCGAGAAGGACGACCAGGGCGCCCACTTCTGCACGGCGAGCGTGGTGCGGAGTCCCGGCCGGAACATGCTGATCACCGCGGCCCACTGCGCCTTCGACGCCGACTCCGGACAGCCGCTGAACGACCTGGTCTTCGCCCCCGGCTACCGCGACGGCGACGAACCCACCGGCCTGTGGAAGGTCAGCAAGGTGGTCGTCGACGACCGCTGGGCCACGTCGCAGGACGAGGACCTCGACTTCGCCTTCCTCGTCCTCGACCAGAAGGACGGCAAGCACATCCAGGACGTCCTGGGCGGCAACACCCTCGGCATAGACCGCGGCTTCGACAACAAGGTCAAGATCACCGGCTATCCCGCCAGTCGCGACACCCCGGTCTCGTGCCAGAACCGCACCACGAAGTTCAGCGAGTACCAGTTGCGCATCCAGTGCACCGGCCTCGAGGACGGGACCAGCGGCAGCCCCTGGCTCGCCGACTACGACCCCAAGAGCCACACCGGCACGGTCATCGGCGTCCTGGGCGGCCACGAGGGCGGCGGCGACCAGGACGATGTCTCCTACGCCGCGTACTTCGACGACGACATCGCCAAGCTCTACCGACGCGCCCAGGACTAA
- a CDS encoding sensor histidine kinase encodes MRGNRIRRPDQSVRIPGWGSIRGRMAIVLAVPTCLLLALTGLGVAGRAHDWSAARATESQAGILLREQDLVRELQRERGLTNGLLNGAERYRDEVRGQRARTDIARTSLRAALSRGSGDLPGAAVSALRQAQLPLVDLTATRTAVDTGTADRTATLRFYTGAVTALIDAEGAGAPDGDRRVAQGVQALQTLARATEAVALERGSLNGVFAARRFRSGEYLDFTDVRATRVAALGQFRQLADSAEKSSLDHAFKTAAARRVSGYEAKAEAGADGSSLDVDPARWWADMTTLVDDLHGVQKQVGDDVRARADQVAGAATRELVGFLALGALILAVASALAVFSARSITRPLGALADEADAVAGTGLPDVVKHIQEADPDTPPPAAPQAAEVPGTAREITRLAAALRNVERTAVGLAVEQAVLRRNSTESLASLGRRNQALLGRQLGLITTLESQELDPDALAELFELDHLATRMRRNAESLLVLAGEESPARRWPGTVTVTEVVQSAVSEVEQYQRVAVTDIEQCRVRGHCVAELSHLLAELVENALMFSPPQQPVAVYGWRDGGEYCLAVVDRGIGMTTQRMAQANALLSGKDGFRLAAPTRFLGHHVVGALATRLGAHVELRPTEGSGVTAYVALPTRLVQQPDASTTAYAGGEGKPQATDLGLQ; translated from the coding sequence ATGAGGGGGAACCGAATCCGCCGACCTGACCAGTCCGTCCGTATCCCCGGCTGGGGCTCCATCCGCGGCCGTATGGCCATCGTCCTTGCCGTACCCACCTGTCTGCTCCTCGCCCTGACCGGGCTGGGTGTTGCCGGCCGCGCCCACGACTGGTCCGCCGCACGGGCCACGGAGTCCCAGGCCGGCATCCTGCTGCGGGAGCAGGACCTCGTCCGTGAGCTCCAGCGTGAACGCGGCCTGACCAACGGCCTGTTGAACGGCGCTGAGCGGTACCGGGACGAGGTCCGCGGGCAGCGGGCGCGCACCGACATCGCGCGTACGTCCTTGAGGGCGGCGCTCTCGCGGGGGAGCGGCGATCTGCCCGGGGCCGCGGTCTCCGCCTTGCGCCAGGCCCAGCTCCCGCTCGTCGACCTCACCGCAACCCGTACCGCCGTCGACACCGGCACGGCGGACCGCACTGCCACACTCCGCTTCTACACCGGGGCCGTCACCGCCCTGATCGATGCCGAAGGGGCCGGTGCACCCGACGGTGACCGCCGTGTCGCGCAAGGCGTGCAGGCGCTGCAGACCCTGGCGCGTGCCACGGAGGCCGTAGCCCTCGAACGAGGCTCCCTGAACGGCGTGTTCGCGGCGCGTCGCTTCCGCTCCGGCGAGTACCTCGACTTCACCGATGTCCGCGCCACGCGGGTCGCCGCCCTCGGCCAGTTCCGCCAGCTCGCCGACAGCGCGGAGAAGTCGTCCCTCGACCACGCCTTCAAGACGGCTGCCGCCCGCCGCGTCAGCGGGTACGAGGCCAAGGCCGAGGCGGGTGCCGACGGCTCGTCCCTCGACGTCGACCCCGCCCGCTGGTGGGCCGACATGACGACGCTCGTCGATGATCTGCACGGCGTGCAGAAACAGGTCGGTGATGACGTACGGGCACGAGCGGACCAGGTCGCGGGCGCGGCCACGCGGGAACTCGTCGGCTTCCTGGCGCTGGGCGCGCTGATCCTCGCCGTGGCCTCCGCACTCGCGGTGTTCTCGGCCCGCTCCATCACCCGCCCCTTGGGCGCCCTGGCCGACGAGGCCGACGCAGTCGCGGGCACCGGGCTGCCGGACGTGGTCAAGCACATCCAGGAGGCCGACCCCGACACCCCGCCCCCCGCTGCGCCCCAGGCGGCCGAAGTCCCCGGCACCGCACGGGAGATCACACGGCTGGCCGCCGCTCTGCGCAATGTCGAGCGCACCGCCGTGGGCCTCGCCGTCGAACAGGCCGTCCTGCGCCGCAACAGCACCGAGTCCCTGGCCAGTCTCGGCCGCCGCAACCAGGCGCTCCTCGGCCGCCAGCTGGGCCTGATCACCACCCTGGAGAGTCAGGAACTCGACCCGGACGCCCTCGCCGAACTCTTCGAGCTCGACCACCTGGCGACGCGCATGCGCCGCAACGCCGAGTCCCTGCTCGTCCTGGCCGGCGAGGAGTCCCCGGCTCGCCGCTGGCCCGGCACGGTCACCGTCACCGAGGTCGTGCAGTCGGCCGTCTCCGAGGTCGAGCAGTACCAGCGGGTCGCTGTCACCGACATCGAGCAGTGCCGCGTCCGCGGCCACTGTGTCGCCGAACTCTCGCATCTGCTCGCCGAGTTGGTGGAGAACGCGCTCATGTTCAGCCCGCCCCAGCAGCCGGTCGCGGTGTACGGCTGGCGGGACGGCGGCGAGTACTGCCTCGCCGTGGTCGACCGGGGAATCGGGATGACCACGCAGCGGATGGCCCAGGCCAACGCCCTGCTGTCCGGCAAGGATGGCTTCCGGCTCGCCGCGCCCACCCGGTTCCTGGGCCACCACGTCGTCGGGGCGCTCGCGACCCGCCTCGGCGCCCATGTCGAGCTGCGTCCCACGGAGGGCTCGGGCGTCACGGCGTACGTCGCCCTGCCCACCAGGCTCGTCCAGCAGCCGGACGCCTCGACCACCGCGTACGCCGGCGGCGAGGGCAAGCCCCAGGCCACCGACCTGGGGCTGCAATAA
- a CDS encoding DNA-directed RNA polymerase subunit alpha C-terminal domain-containing protein: VHSVGELMARSEADLLDIRNFGAKSIDEVKAKLAGLGLALKDSPPGFDPTAAAGAFGADDSASTGFMETEQY; the protein is encoded by the coding sequence GTCCATTCGGTGGGTGAGCTCATGGCTCGTTCCGAGGCGGACCTCCTGGACATCCGTAACTTCGGTGCGAAGTCGATCGACGAGGTCAAGGCGAAGCTGGCCGGCTTGGGCCTGGCCCTCAAGGACAGCCCGCCCGGATTCGACCCGACCGCCGCCGCGGGTGCCTTCGGCGCGGACGACAGCGCGAGCACGGGTTTCATGGAGACCGAGCAGTACTGA
- the rpmF gene encoding 50S ribosomal protein L32: MAVPKRKMSRSNTRHRRAQWKATTPTLVPVTVDGVSYLVPQRLVKAYERGLLRPED, translated from the coding sequence ATGGCCGTTCCCAAGCGGAAGATGTCCCGCAGCAACACCCGTCACCGCCGCGCCCAGTGGAAGGCGACCACACCGACGCTCGTACCGGTCACCGTCGACGGCGTTTCGTACCTGGTGCCGCAGCGGCTGGTGAAGGCGTACGAGCGCGGACTGCTGCGTCCCGAGGACTGA